The proteins below come from a single Pradoshia eiseniae genomic window:
- the ruvB gene encoding Holliday junction branch migration DNA helicase RuvB, which translates to MDERIMDIEAQNQEEAFEFSLRPQNLNQYIGQDKVKENLRVFIDAAKMREEALDHVLLYGPPGLGKTTLAAIIANEMGVALRTTSGPAIERPGDLAAILSALQPGEVLFIDEIHRLPKSVEEVLYPAMEDFCLDIVIGKGPGARSVRIDLPPFTLVGATTRAGSVSAPLRDRFGVVSRLEYYTEIQLREIVKRTSQVLDTEIDEHAASEIARRSRGTPRIANRLLRRVRDFAQVRGNGNIVFELADYALELMQVDKVGLDQIDRKLLLGIIEKFKGGPVGLDTIAATIGEESGTIEDVYEPYLMQIGFMQRTPRGRIVTDHVYRHFNIEVPNP; encoded by the coding sequence ATGGATGAGAGAATCATGGACATAGAAGCGCAAAACCAGGAAGAGGCTTTTGAGTTCAGTCTCAGACCGCAAAACCTAAACCAATATATCGGACAGGATAAGGTGAAGGAGAATTTGCGTGTTTTCATTGATGCCGCCAAGATGAGGGAGGAAGCCCTTGACCATGTCCTTTTATATGGGCCTCCAGGGCTCGGGAAAACAACGCTCGCCGCGATTATAGCCAATGAAATGGGTGTAGCTCTTCGAACAACCTCCGGACCTGCAATTGAACGGCCGGGTGACCTGGCTGCGATTTTGAGTGCACTCCAGCCGGGAGAGGTTCTTTTCATCGATGAGATTCACCGCTTGCCTAAATCCGTGGAGGAGGTTCTCTATCCGGCAATGGAAGACTTTTGTCTTGATATTGTTATTGGCAAAGGACCGGGTGCGAGATCAGTCCGAATTGATCTTCCCCCATTTACGCTGGTAGGTGCAACGACCAGAGCAGGCTCTGTTTCAGCGCCCCTTCGCGACCGCTTTGGGGTTGTATCCAGGCTGGAGTACTATACGGAAATTCAATTACGGGAAATCGTGAAACGAACTTCCCAGGTTCTGGATACAGAGATTGATGAGCATGCAGCAAGCGAGATTGCCCGCCGTTCGCGCGGAACGCCAAGGATTGCGAACCGCCTGCTAAGACGTGTCCGTGATTTTGCCCAAGTACGAGGAAATGGGAATATTGTTTTTGAACTGGCGGATTATGCACTTGAGCTCATGCAAGTCGATAAGGTTGGTTTGGATCAAATTGACCGGAAGCTGCTGCTTGGCATCATTGAAAAGTTTAAAGGCGGCCCTGTCGGACTTGATACGATTGCGGCAACCATCGGTGAGGAATCTGGAACAATAGAGGATGTATATGAGCCATATTTGATGCAGATAGGGTTTATGCAGAGGACACCAAGAGGACGTATTGTGACAGATCATGTATACAGGCATTTTAACATCGAGGTGCCAAATCCATGA
- a CDS encoding DUF2905 domain-containing protein yields the protein MNQLPKTIMIIGVVIFAVGFLMQFIKLGRLPGDIIIKKENTTFYFPVMTSILVSVVLSGLLYIIGRFK from the coding sequence ATGAATCAATTGCCAAAAACGATTATGATAATTGGTGTGGTTATTTTTGCTGTCGGATTTTTGATGCAGTTCATTAAGCTCGGCCGTTTGCCGGGTGACATCATCATCAAGAAGGAAAATACCACTTTTTACTTTCCGGTGATGACCTCAATCCTTGTCAGTGTCGTCTTATCGGGATTGCTATACATCATTGGAAGATTTAAATAA
- the queA gene encoding tRNA preQ1(34) S-adenosylmethionine ribosyltransferase-isomerase QueA — MKVDLFDFHLPEELIAQTPLEKRAESRLMVLDKQTGNLEHTKFKEITSFLKPGDCLVLNDTKVLPARLYGTKKDTGANIELLLLKQIEGDVWETLAKPAKRIQVGTEVVFGDGQLTAVCVGELEHGGREFEFRYDGIFYEVLEELGEMPLPPYIKERLTERSRYQTVYAREEGSAAAPTAGLHFTEELLEEIKAMGVHIAFITLHVGLGTFRPVSSDTIEGHDMHAEFYQMSSETAELLTKVRDEGGKIYSVGTTSTRTLETITRDHDGKFAEASGWTNIFIYPGFEFRAIDGMITNFHLPKSTLIMLISALAGREHVLNAYEVAVKEHYRFFSFGDAMFIK, encoded by the coding sequence ATGAAAGTGGATTTATTTGATTTTCACTTGCCTGAGGAGCTTATCGCGCAAACCCCTCTTGAAAAAAGGGCAGAGAGCCGGTTAATGGTTCTTGATAAGCAAACAGGCAATTTGGAGCATACTAAGTTTAAAGAGATTACAAGCTTTTTGAAACCGGGGGACTGTCTTGTCCTGAATGATACGAAGGTGCTTCCTGCACGGCTTTACGGAACGAAGAAGGACACGGGGGCCAATATCGAACTGCTTCTTTTGAAACAAATTGAAGGCGATGTTTGGGAAACCTTGGCTAAGCCTGCGAAACGTATCCAAGTGGGTACTGAGGTTGTCTTCGGTGACGGTCAGTTAACCGCTGTTTGCGTTGGTGAGCTTGAGCATGGAGGGAGAGAGTTTGAGTTCCGCTATGATGGTATCTTCTACGAGGTGCTTGAGGAACTCGGTGAAATGCCGCTTCCTCCTTATATTAAGGAACGCCTTACAGAGCGCAGCCGTTATCAAACCGTTTATGCGCGTGAGGAAGGATCAGCAGCTGCCCCTACTGCAGGTCTTCACTTTACAGAGGAGCTTCTAGAGGAAATCAAGGCTATGGGTGTCCACATTGCTTTTATCACGCTTCATGTAGGCCTTGGGACGTTCCGTCCTGTATCTTCTGATACGATTGAGGGGCATGATATGCATGCGGAGTTCTATCAGATGAGCTCGGAGACAGCGGAGCTTCTGACTAAGGTAAGGGATGAGGGCGGCAAGATTTATTCCGTCGGCACGACATCCACAAGAACGCTTGAGACCATCACAAGGGATCATGACGGGAAGTTCGCTGAGGCGAGCGGATGGACAAATATTTTTATCTATCCAGGCTTTGAATTCAGGGCGATTGATGGAATGATTACCAATTTCCATCTTCCTAAGTCAACACTGATTATGCTGATCAGTGCGCTTGCAGGACGTGAGCATGTGCTTAACGCCTATGAAGTGGCCGTTAAAGAACACTATCGCTTCTTCAGCTTTGGCGATGCTATGTTTATTAAGTAA
- the tgt gene encoding tRNA guanosine(34) transglycosylase Tgt: protein MTAIRYELIKTCKQTGARLGRVHTPHGSFDTPAFMPVGTLATVKTMSPEELKEMGANIILGNTYHLWLRPGTEVIKAAGGLHKFMNWDRAILTDSGGFQVFSLSEFRKIEEEGVHFRNHLNGDKLFLSPEKAMEIQNILGSDIMMAFDECPPYPAEYDYMKKSVERTSRWAERCLKAHARPQDQGLFGIVQGGEYEDLRRQSAEDLVSLDFPGYAVGGLSVGEPKDVMNRTLEFTTPYLPTDKPRYLMGVGSPDSLIDGAIRGIDMFDCVLPTRIARNGTLMTSEGRLVVKNAKYALDFGPLDPNCDCHVCQNYSRAYIRHLIRCDETFGIRLTSYHNLYFLLKLMEQVRQAIMEDRLGDFREEFFEKYGFNKPNAKNF from the coding sequence TTGACAGCTATACGATATGAATTAATAAAGACATGTAAACAAACAGGAGCGAGACTTGGGCGTGTACACACGCCACATGGCTCCTTTGACACACCTGCGTTCATGCCTGTAGGCACGCTCGCGACGGTAAAAACGATGTCTCCTGAGGAATTAAAGGAGATGGGTGCGAACATCATTCTCGGCAACACGTATCATCTTTGGCTCCGTCCAGGTACGGAAGTCATTAAGGCAGCCGGCGGTTTGCACAAATTCATGAACTGGGACCGGGCTATTTTGACGGATTCAGGCGGATTCCAAGTGTTTAGCTTGAGTGAATTTAGAAAAATAGAGGAGGAAGGCGTACATTTCCGCAACCACCTCAATGGGGATAAGCTATTTCTTTCCCCTGAAAAAGCAATGGAGATTCAAAACATCCTTGGTTCGGACATTATGATGGCTTTTGATGAATGCCCTCCATATCCAGCTGAGTATGATTACATGAAAAAATCCGTTGAGCGGACATCAAGATGGGCAGAACGCTGCCTGAAGGCACATGCTCGTCCGCAAGATCAAGGACTGTTCGGTATCGTGCAAGGAGGAGAATATGAGGACCTTCGCCGCCAAAGTGCGGAAGATCTGGTATCCCTCGACTTCCCTGGATATGCCGTCGGCGGACTTAGTGTAGGGGAACCGAAGGATGTCATGAACCGTACGCTTGAATTCACTACACCGTATTTGCCAACTGATAAACCGCGTTACTTAATGGGTGTAGGGTCACCGGACTCCTTGATTGACGGAGCAATTCGCGGGATTGATATGTTTGACTGCGTACTTCCGACCCGTATCGCCCGTAATGGGACCTTAATGACCTCTGAAGGAAGATTGGTCGTTAAGAATGCCAAATATGCATTGGATTTCGGTCCGCTTGATCCGAATTGCGATTGCCATGTTTGTCAAAACTATTCACGTGCCTACATTCGCCATCTTATTAGATGTGACGAAACATTCGGAATACGCTTAACCTCTTACCATAACCTCTATTTTCTGTTAAAATTAATGGAACAAGTTCGACAAGCTATCATGGAGGACAGGCTTGGGGACTTCAGGGAAGAATTTTTTGAGAAATACGGATTCAATAAGCCGAATGCGAAAAACTTCTAA
- the yajC gene encoding preprotein translocase subunit YajC, whose protein sequence is MAFSQFLLPIILLVFFYLVLIRPQQKRQKETVKMQNELQKGDKVVTIGGLHGTVDAVDADKVILKSPDGSRLTFEKRSVSQVVQKKEAAVAADTATDK, encoded by the coding sequence ATGGCATTTTCTCAATTCTTGCTGCCAATCATTCTTTTGGTGTTCTTCTACTTGGTATTAATTAGACCACAGCAAAAGCGTCAAAAAGAAACAGTCAAAATGCAAAATGAGCTTCAAAAAGGAGATAAGGTTGTTACTATCGGCGGTTTACACGGCACAGTGGATGCTGTTGACGCAGATAAAGTGATCCTTAAGAGTCCAGATGGTTCACGCTTAACGTTTGAAAAACGCAGCGTCAGCCAAGTGGTTCAGAAGAAAGAAGCAGCTGTAGCTGCTGACACAGCAACAGACAAATAA
- a CDS encoding TIGR04086 family membrane protein: MVGHTFLVKKELVLIETRNLGSAILYGVVTIFIMAAVFSLFFSLILRFTSVAESSLTYIIMVLSFLTLFIGGFIAGGKGKKQGWLLGGGTGLIYTLIVFLYQYLGLDSLFTTKQLIYNACFILTAMMGGVLGVNLSGGPDTKKT; this comes from the coding sequence ATGGTAGGACATACTTTTTTGGTTAAAAAGGAGCTGGTTCTCATCGAAACGAGAAATTTAGGTTCAGCCATTCTTTATGGAGTTGTGACCATTTTCATCATGGCTGCCGTATTTAGCCTGTTCTTCTCCCTAATCCTGCGATTCACAAGTGTCGCAGAATCCTCCCTGACGTATATCATCATGGTTCTCTCTTTCCTCACCCTCTTTATCGGCGGTTTTATTGCCGGCGGAAAAGGAAAAAAACAAGGGTGGCTCCTTGGGGGCGGAACAGGGCTCATCTATACGCTAATCGTGTTTCTCTATCAATACCTTGGTCTTGATTCCTTATTTACAACCAAGCAGCTCATCTATAATGCCTGCTTCATCCTTACTGCGATGATGGGCGGTGTGCTTGGCGTAAACTTGAGCGGAGGTCCAGATACGAAAAAAACCTAG
- a CDS encoding DUF421 domain-containing protein: MDMDFLTIIWRTLFLYVLIFLVFRIMGKREIGELSLLDLVVFIMIADIAVIGIENYDEAVFNAVLPISILFIIQMTVAYASLKIPFLRKVIDGEPTVLIHNGIINQKAMRKLRYNLEDLLMQLRENGVRKISEVEFGIVEASGKLSVYEFTENSIISKPKPAPIITLIQDGRVIQDNLHGIGKSEGWLMEELKRSGHPDIKSVFLCSLEDNHLRIYKKE; the protein is encoded by the coding sequence ATGGATATGGATTTTCTCACCATTATTTGGAGAACTTTATTTCTATATGTCTTGATTTTTCTTGTATTTCGGATTATGGGAAAGCGGGAAATCGGGGAATTAAGCCTGCTAGATTTAGTTGTCTTTATCATGATTGCGGATATTGCGGTTATCGGTATTGAAAATTATGACGAGGCTGTCTTTAATGCCGTTTTGCCAATTAGCATTTTATTTATCATCCAAATGACTGTTGCTTATGCTTCTTTGAAGATTCCCTTTCTGCGGAAGGTTATTGATGGGGAGCCAACCGTGCTTATTCATAATGGAATAATCAACCAAAAGGCGATGAGAAAGCTTCGCTATAATCTTGAAGACTTATTGATGCAGCTTAGAGAGAATGGGGTAAGGAAGATCAGTGAGGTTGAATTTGGGATTGTTGAGGCGTCCGGGAAGCTTTCTGTTTATGAATTTACAGAGAATAGCATTATTAGTAAACCAAAGCCAGCACCGATTATAACCCTTATCCAGGATGGGAGAGTCATACAAGACAATCTCCATGGAATCGGTAAATCGGAAGGCTGGCTCATGGAAGAATTAAAGAGATCTGGGCATCCTGATATTAAGAGTGTATTTCTATGCAGTCTCGAGGATAATCATTTACGTATTTATAAAAAAGAATAA
- the spoVB gene encoding stage V sporulation protein B, with amino-acid sequence MSSFIRGTVILMIAGLITRALGFLNRIVIARYIGEEGVGLYMMALPSLFLVIAAVQLGMPIAISKFVAEATARGDHQKTKKILVVALSVTGGLSIIFTPILFLLAPYLSTHVFTDSRTYLPLIAIIPIIPIAAISAVLRGYFQGRQNMKPHAISMVVEQVVRISMIAALTKAFLPYGIEYAAAGAMIASVIGELASLLYLMLMFKVKKPFRLRRKFMHYAANGKDTLMELLSISIPATGSRMVGSITWFIEPIVVARSLAAAGVATGVATAQYGELAGYAVPLLMLPSFITISLGVSLVPAVSEAYSKGNIKQVVHRIQQSLRLSFLSGTLAVVILFVLAYPIMEAVYHNEHAGVYVRFMAPFFIFFFYQGPLSSTLQALNMAKAAMFNSIIGSLTKIILIITLVAQPSFGIMGAAIAICVSTVLVTMLHFASVMKKISLTIYLHEYLMALLVMVFTGILGHMLYFNWLTDVPAMNRILISAAAMGGIFLAGSMVTGIVRRDEIRRIPIIGPLLAPLTPFK; translated from the coding sequence ATGTCTAGTTTTATAAGAGGTACTGTCATCTTGATGATAGCAGGCCTGATTACGAGAGCACTCGGTTTTTTAAACCGGATCGTCATTGCCCGCTACATAGGGGAAGAAGGCGTTGGATTATATATGATGGCATTGCCTTCCTTATTTCTTGTCATTGCCGCTGTTCAGCTTGGCATGCCAATCGCCATCTCAAAATTCGTGGCAGAAGCGACCGCTCGAGGAGACCACCAAAAAACGAAGAAAATACTTGTCGTTGCCTTATCTGTTACCGGAGGCTTATCGATTATCTTTACCCCTATTCTTTTCTTGCTCGCTCCTTACCTTTCAACTCATGTTTTTACAGATTCAAGGACGTATCTTCCTTTGATTGCCATAATCCCGATCATTCCGATTGCAGCCATTTCTGCAGTTTTGCGGGGATATTTTCAAGGCAGACAGAATATGAAGCCCCATGCAATTTCCATGGTGGTTGAACAAGTCGTGCGCATCTCCATGATTGCCGCATTAACAAAAGCATTTTTGCCATATGGCATTGAATATGCTGCAGCTGGTGCCATGATTGCTTCCGTGATTGGAGAGCTGGCATCACTTCTTTATTTGATGTTGATGTTTAAAGTAAAAAAACCATTTCGACTTCGTAGGAAATTTATGCACTATGCGGCCAATGGCAAAGATACGCTGATGGAATTGCTGTCTATCTCCATCCCTGCAACAGGAAGCCGGATGGTGGGATCCATTACATGGTTTATCGAACCGATTGTCGTTGCCAGAAGCCTTGCTGCTGCCGGTGTCGCCACAGGGGTTGCTACAGCCCAATATGGGGAACTCGCGGGCTATGCCGTGCCTCTGTTGATGCTCCCTTCCTTCATCACCATTTCTCTTGGTGTGTCACTCGTACCAGCCGTCAGTGAGGCGTATTCAAAAGGGAATATTAAGCAGGTGGTCCATCGCATCCAGCAGTCCCTTCGCCTCTCTTTCCTGAGCGGGACGCTTGCAGTGGTCATTTTATTTGTTTTGGCCTATCCAATTATGGAGGCGGTTTATCATAATGAGCATGCAGGTGTATATGTCCGGTTCATGGCTCCCTTCTTTATCTTCTTTTTCTATCAGGGTCCATTAAGTTCAACCCTGCAGGCGTTGAATATGGCCAAAGCAGCCATGTTTAACAGTATCATCGGTTCATTGACGAAAATCATTTTGATTATAACACTCGTTGCCCAGCCATCCTTTGGCATCATGGGCGCGGCCATTGCCATATGCGTCAGCACAGTACTTGTGACCATGCTTCACTTCGCATCCGTCATGAAAAAAATCAGCTTAACCATATACCTGCATGAATATTTGATGGCACTCCTCGTGATGGTCTTTACCGGAATCCTTGGCCATATGCTGTATTTCAACTGGCTAACAGATGTACCTGCCATGAATCGCATTCTCATCTCAGCAGCTGCTATGGGCGGCATCTTTTTGGCCGGCAGCATGGTAACAGGGATTGTCCGCAGGGATGAAATCCGAAGAATTCCAATCATCGGGCCCCTCCTTGCCCCTTTAACACCCTTTAAATAG
- a CDS encoding post-transcriptional regulator gives MEDKHPYEKYRQEMYPALKSKQDEFNLLGYPDITEEDIWNYLIQKKWKKANADARPYEIIQDIMRVKVSDYMLFATTTAMVEGENMKKDIAAGLEEFKDLFS, from the coding sequence GTGGAAGATAAACACCCATATGAGAAATACCGTCAAGAAATGTACCCTGCGCTCAAAAGCAAGCAGGATGAGTTCAACTTGCTTGGTTATCCGGATATTACGGAGGAGGATATTTGGAACTACCTGATTCAGAAAAAATGGAAAAAGGCGAATGCAGATGCGCGGCCATATGAAATTATCCAAGACATTATGAGGGTGAAGGTATCAGATTATATGCTTTTTGCCACTACAACGGCCATGGTAGAAGGAGAAAATATGAAAAAGGATATTGCTGCGGGGCTTGAGGAGTTTAAGGACTTATTCTCTTGA
- the secDF gene encoding protein translocase subunit SecDF codes for MVKRSRIVAFLLIVLVLGGTMLGTTENVMKNIKLGLDLQGGFEVLYKVEPLKEGQKIDNDTMSATASALDRRINVLGVSEPSISIEDDNRIRVQLAGVADQENAREILSTSANLTFRDVNDKIMLDGSDLEEGGASQSYDETNQPVVSVKLKDGKKFGEVTKEILAMAPNNQLVIWLDFEEGKDSYEAEVAKENPKFISAPNVNYQINSDEVMISGNFTVEEAKELASVLNAGALPVQLEEIYSTSVGASFGEEALNSTLFAGMIGILAIFLFMILYYRLPGVVAVVTLSAYVYLIILVYDWMNAVLTLPGIAALILGVGMAVDANIITNERIRDEIKKGRTIKAAFKEGNKNSLSTIFDANLTTLLAAAVLFIYGTSSVKGFATSLIVSILVSFITAVYGTRLIMGLWVNSNLLDTRPGWFGVKKKDIHDLDEFKKDKYLPTRFDKWDFVKPAKKFFIFSIVLTLIGIGSLFVRSMNLGIDFSSGSRIQITSDEKISVDEINSDLEKNGIVAQDVVLTGNEDKSVVVRTKQVFNKDEIAELGTYFEEKYAHNPNVNTVSPTIGKELAKNALIATAIASIGIVIYASIRFEWRMALPSVLALLHDAFMIITIFSLFQIEVDLTFIAAVLTIIGYSINDTIVTFDRIRENMRLKKRIKTQAELNEIVNISIRQTLVRSFNTVITVLVVVIAMMIFGSESIWNFNLALLIGLITGMYSSVLIASPLYAILKGRELKKKGTLKTYKEKRASSDQPQV; via the coding sequence ATGGTAAAAAGAAGCAGAATAGTTGCTTTCTTGCTCATTGTTCTCGTATTAGGCGGAACGATGCTTGGAACGACAGAAAATGTGATGAAGAATATAAAACTGGGCCTCGATCTGCAGGGCGGCTTCGAAGTGTTGTACAAGGTAGAGCCTCTTAAAGAAGGCCAGAAAATTGATAATGATACGATGTCAGCAACTGCTAGCGCGCTCGACCGCCGGATTAATGTTCTTGGCGTAAGTGAGCCATCCATTTCCATTGAGGATGATAATCGGATCCGTGTTCAGCTTGCTGGTGTAGCGGATCAGGAAAATGCTCGTGAAATTCTATCCACCTCTGCCAATCTGACCTTCCGTGATGTTAATGATAAAATCATGCTTGATGGAAGCGATTTAGAAGAGGGCGGAGCAAGCCAAAGCTATGATGAGACGAATCAGCCTGTAGTTTCTGTTAAGCTGAAGGACGGGAAGAAGTTCGGCGAGGTTACGAAGGAAATTCTGGCAATGGCCCCAAATAATCAGCTCGTAATCTGGCTTGATTTTGAAGAAGGTAAGGATTCCTATGAAGCGGAAGTTGCAAAGGAAAATCCGAAATTCATTTCTGCTCCTAACGTGAACTATCAGATTAATTCAGATGAGGTCATGATATCTGGAAACTTCACGGTTGAAGAAGCGAAGGAGCTTGCCTCAGTCCTGAATGCAGGAGCACTGCCGGTTCAGCTTGAAGAGATATACTCTACGTCTGTCGGCGCATCCTTCGGGGAAGAAGCGCTCAACAGTACATTATTTGCCGGTATGATTGGTATTTTAGCCATCTTCCTGTTTATGATTTTATATTATCGACTGCCGGGTGTCGTGGCAGTTGTCACGCTATCAGCGTATGTTTATTTGATTATTCTCGTCTATGACTGGATGAATGCTGTTTTAACATTGCCGGGTATTGCTGCCCTCATTCTTGGGGTGGGGATGGCCGTCGATGCGAATATTATTACCAACGAACGGATTCGAGATGAGATTAAGAAGGGCCGGACAATTAAGGCGGCGTTCAAGGAAGGAAACAAAAACTCCTTATCCACCATCTTTGATGCCAATTTAACGACCTTACTGGCCGCAGCTGTCTTGTTCATCTATGGGACAAGCTCAGTTAAGGGCTTTGCGACAAGCTTGATTGTCAGTATTTTAGTGAGCTTCATCACGGCTGTTTATGGCACGCGTCTCATTATGGGGCTTTGGGTAAACAGTAATCTTCTAGATACCCGACCAGGCTGGTTTGGCGTTAAGAAGAAAGATATTCATGATTTAGATGAGTTTAAGAAGGACAAATATTTGCCGACGCGATTTGATAAATGGGATTTCGTCAAACCAGCAAAGAAATTCTTTATCTTCTCTATTGTTCTGACGTTAATCGGTATTGGATCTTTATTTGTGAGAAGCATGAATTTAGGCATAGACTTCTCAAGCGGATCGAGAATCCAGATTACATCAGATGAAAAGATTTCTGTTGATGAAATCAATAGCGATCTTGAGAAGAATGGTATTGTTGCTCAGGATGTTGTCTTGACAGGCAATGAGGATAAATCCGTCGTTGTCAGGACAAAACAGGTATTTAATAAAGACGAAATTGCGGAACTTGGCACCTACTTCGAAGAAAAATATGCCCATAATCCAAATGTAAATACGGTCTCTCCGACCATCGGGAAAGAATTGGCTAAAAATGCTTTGATTGCGACTGCAATCGCCTCAATCGGCATCGTTATCTATGCGAGCATCCGTTTCGAATGGAGAATGGCCCTGCCGTCTGTGCTGGCGCTCTTGCATGATGCCTTTATGATTATTACAATCTTCAGCTTGTTCCAAATAGAAGTAGATTTAACCTTCATCGCAGCCGTGCTGACGATTATCGGTTACTCTATCAACGATACGATCGTTACCTTTGACCGTATCCGTGAAAATATGCGCCTGAAAAAGCGTATTAAGACACAGGCAGAACTGAACGAAATCGTTAATATCAGTATTCGGCAAACTTTGGTTCGCTCTTTCAACACGGTCATCACAGTTCTGGTCGTTGTTATCGCCATGATGATCTTTGGCAGCGAATCCATTTGGAATTTCAACCTTGCCTTACTGATTGGCCTTATTACTGGCATGTATTCCTCTGTCTTGATTGCATCCCCATTGTACGCTATTTTAAAAGGCAGGGAACTGAAGAAAAAAGGAACATTGAAAACTTACAAAGAAAAAAGAGCTTCATCCGACCAGCCGCAAGTATAA
- a CDS encoding LapA family protein yields the protein MRKLQWFVILGIVFTVIVAVFAVANVEDVAVNYVFGTAHWPLILVILGSVVMGGAIVGSALAVRILHLTKELKKHGKEPVREEGQYD from the coding sequence ATGAGGAAACTGCAATGGTTCGTTATACTCGGCATTGTATTTACGGTAATAGTAGCAGTCTTTGCAGTTGCAAACGTGGAGGATGTCGCAGTTAATTATGTTTTCGGAACGGCGCATTGGCCGCTTATCCTGGTCATACTTGGTTCTGTTGTAATGGGGGGCGCAATCGTTGGTTCGGCACTTGCGGTCAGGATTCTTCACTTGACGAAAGAACTGAAAAAGCATGGTAAGGAACCGGTCCGTGAAGAAGGTCAGTATGACTAA